A window from Streptomyces sp. NBC_00335 encodes these proteins:
- a CDS encoding O-antigen ligase family protein translates to MSLAAPTSPTSWSCPDTADLLRRHWPLLPLAATVLALLVPVPAGDATASGKVGPADAASLLLVFVCAVQALRGRVRPLSPLGVTVLGLPAVGLAVATVTAGDPYAALPGFVRYLQVFVLVPAAIVLLVRSASEFRLAAGCFVVLALVQGAVGVVQFATHTGASYQGEDIRAVGTFGPGDVMGMATVVAYGLVVATAGALAPGLPARVRRASGAAALVLVLPLVLSFSRGAWIATFAAAGLVMALAGIRRALKVLLALAAAGVVLVGGFGVGSAMVAERLNSITQVSDAPDQSVTDRYTMWAAAGSMWREMPAVGVGLKGFPANRDSHSGLALSSGSDTAGAGQGYIRQPLLSPHNMYLLVLSEQGLIGLIALTGGWLALLVAGLRRCLSGSSAVRDCGLVATGLLVWQLTDFLYADIGGPSTVLTGVIIGLAAWWALPSGGGTGELVPAGRARVGARVRARGRRRADAAASGRGPGAPARAAVPEGAAGR, encoded by the coding sequence ATGAGCCTTGCCGCACCGACGTCCCCGACGTCATGGTCCTGCCCGGACACCGCCGATCTGCTGCGCCGGCACTGGCCGCTGCTGCCGCTCGCCGCGACCGTACTGGCCCTGCTGGTCCCCGTGCCGGCGGGTGACGCCACCGCCTCCGGGAAGGTCGGTCCGGCCGACGCCGCCTCGCTGCTGCTCGTCTTCGTCTGCGCGGTCCAGGCCCTGCGGGGCCGGGTCCGGCCGCTGAGCCCGCTGGGGGTGACCGTCCTCGGCCTCCCGGCCGTCGGGCTCGCCGTCGCGACGGTGACCGCGGGGGACCCGTACGCGGCCCTGCCCGGGTTCGTGCGCTACCTCCAGGTGTTCGTGCTGGTCCCGGCGGCGATCGTGCTGCTGGTGCGCAGCGCCTCGGAGTTCCGGCTGGCCGCGGGGTGCTTCGTGGTGCTGGCACTGGTCCAGGGAGCGGTGGGCGTGGTGCAGTTCGCCACCCACACCGGGGCCTCGTACCAGGGCGAGGACATCCGCGCCGTGGGCACCTTCGGACCCGGCGACGTCATGGGCATGGCCACGGTCGTGGCCTACGGCCTGGTCGTCGCGACGGCCGGCGCGCTCGCGCCGGGGCTCCCGGCGCGGGTCCGGCGGGCCTCGGGCGCGGCGGCGCTGGTCCTGGTGCTCCCGCTGGTGCTGTCCTTCAGCCGGGGTGCCTGGATCGCGACCTTCGCCGCGGCCGGGCTGGTGATGGCGCTGGCCGGGATCCGGCGGGCACTGAAGGTGCTCCTCGCCCTGGCCGCCGCCGGGGTGGTGCTCGTGGGCGGCTTCGGCGTCGGCTCCGCGATGGTCGCGGAGCGGCTGAACTCGATCACGCAGGTCTCCGACGCCCCCGACCAGTCGGTCACCGACCGCTACACGATGTGGGCCGCGGCCGGGTCGATGTGGCGCGAGATGCCGGCGGTGGGGGTGGGGCTGAAGGGATTCCCGGCCAACCGGGACTCGCACTCCGGGCTGGCGCTGTCCTCCGGCAGCGACACCGCGGGCGCGGGACAGGGCTACATCCGCCAGCCGCTGCTGTCCCCGCACAACATGTACCTGCTGGTGCTGAGCGAGCAGGGGCTGATCGGGCTCATCGCCCTGACGGGCGGCTGGCTGGCCCTGCTGGTGGCCGGCCTGCGGCGGTGCCTGTCGGGATCCTCCGCGGTACGGGACTGCGGGCTGGTCGCGACCGGCCTGCTCGTGTGGCAGCTCACCGACTTCCTCTACGCGGACATCGGGGGCCCGTCGACCGTCCTGACCGGAGTGATCATCGGCCTGGCGGCCTGGTGGGCCCTCCCCTCCGGGGGCGGAACCGGTGAGCTCGTCCCCGCCGGCCGGGCCCGTGTCGGGGCCCGTGTCCGTGCCCGTGGACGCAGGCGCGCCGACGCGGCCGCCTCCGGTCGCGGTCCGGGCGCGCCCGCCCGGGCCGCGGTCCCCGAGGGTGCGGCCGGCCGGTGA
- a CDS encoding chaplin — MRQVLSRQVLGKGVLTAAAASSLLSIATGAAYAQPGAMAEASHSPGVLAGNSVSVPITFSPNVCGNTVDAGAGLNPAMGNNCATTTGSDAGHDYERYLSPQQAEQVRHYVNQRDQHDRRDEHEDRHEQGGYGDRGPEQQGGYGDDGPGPQGGHEDHGPGPQGGYGDSGDSGEEECDDHPAPEKPEPRPQHEPAPHAEQPPAPATQHAPPAPQPLPAPEAEHPAPAPAPAPAPAPVEQAPAPQPEPVPAPAPAPAPAPAPVPAPVEEAPQPLPAPAPVVEEAPHTLPAPVEEAPAPMPPHGSQVVEHPAPVVPPADQPPAGPAGDLPVELPPAPLPAPAPAPAPAPAPAPVPAPGPAPAPEAVPVAAVPAAPARQELAETGAGQPAGAAALASALILGGAILYRRSRNAA; from the coding sequence ATGCGACAGGTACTGAGCCGACAGGTACTGGGCAAGGGGGTGCTCACCGCGGCCGCTGCGTCGAGTCTGCTGTCGATCGCGACCGGCGCGGCCTACGCACAACCCGGGGCGATGGCCGAGGCCTCCCATTCACCGGGCGTGCTGGCCGGCAACAGCGTCTCGGTACCGATCACCTTCTCGCCGAACGTGTGCGGCAACACCGTGGACGCCGGGGCGGGCCTCAACCCCGCCATGGGCAACAACTGCGCCACCACGACCGGCTCCGACGCCGGCCACGACTACGAGCGCTACCTCAGCCCGCAGCAGGCCGAGCAGGTCCGGCACTACGTCAACCAGCGCGACCAGCACGACCGGCGCGACGAGCACGAGGACCGGCACGAGCAGGGCGGCTACGGCGACCGCGGACCCGAGCAGCAGGGCGGCTACGGCGACGACGGACCCGGGCCGCAGGGCGGCCACGAGGACCACGGGCCCGGGCCGCAGGGCGGCTACGGAGACTCCGGCGACTCCGGCGAGGAGGAGTGCGACGACCACCCCGCCCCGGAGAAGCCCGAGCCCCGGCCGCAGCACGAGCCGGCGCCGCACGCCGAGCAGCCCCCGGCCCCGGCCACCCAGCACGCGCCCCCCGCGCCGCAGCCGCTGCCCGCGCCCGAGGCGGAGCACCCGGCGCCCGCTCCGGCGCCCGCGCCCGCTCCCGCGCCCGTGGAGCAGGCACCCGCGCCGCAGCCGGAGCCCGTTCCGGCACCGGCACCGGCACCGGCACCGGCACCTGCCCCCGTACCGGCACCGGTCGAGGAGGCCCCGCAGCCGCTTCCGGCGCCCGCGCCCGTAGTGGAGGAGGCTCCGCACACGCTCCCGGCTCCGGTGGAGGAGGCTCCCGCGCCGATGCCCCCGCACGGCAGCCAGGTCGTGGAGCACCCGGCGCCGGTAGTGCCCCCGGCCGACCAGCCGCCGGCGGGCCCCGCCGGTGACCTGCCCGTCGAGCTTCCCCCGGCGCCGCTGCCCGCCCCGGCGCCCGCCCCTGCCCCGGCGCCCGCCCCGGCCCCGGTTCCCGCGCCGGGACCCGCACCCGCGCCCGAGGCCGTTCCCGTGGCGGCGGTCCCCGCGGCCCCCGCGCGGCAGGAGCTGGCGGAGACCGGCGCCGGTCAGCCCGCCGGCGCCGCGGCCCTGGCCTCGGCCCTGATCCTGGGCGGCGCCATTCTGTACCGCAGGTCCCGTAACGCCGCCTGA
- a CDS encoding polysaccharide deacetylase family protein, with translation MSADTETAPRAAAAPARRTGAPWVLMYHSVAEFTDPAEDPYGITVTPHALEAQLLWLRSRELRGVSVGELLRARAAGRGAGLVGLTFDDGYTDFLTRALPLLRRYDCTATLFVLPGRLGVDNVWDPLGPRKPLLTAEGIREVAAAGQEIGSHGLLHQDLTAAPDDVLAQELRGSRELIRELTGTLPAGFCYPYGHLDARVVAATRAAGYGYACAIDPGRLAGPHAMPRTHISQADGGPRLRIKQVRHQVRELRRAVHL, from the coding sequence ATGTCCGCTGACACCGAAACGGCGCCCCGCGCCGCGGCGGCCCCCGCCCGCCGCACCGGCGCGCCGTGGGTCCTGATGTACCACTCCGTCGCCGAGTTCACCGATCCCGCGGAGGACCCGTACGGCATCACCGTCACCCCGCACGCGCTGGAGGCCCAGCTGCTGTGGCTGCGCTCCCGGGAGCTGCGCGGGGTGTCCGTCGGCGAGCTGCTGCGGGCCCGCGCCGCCGGACGGGGCGCCGGGCTGGTCGGGCTGACCTTCGACGACGGCTACACCGACTTCCTGACCCGCGCGCTGCCGCTGCTGCGCCGCTACGACTGCACCGCCACCCTCTTCGTCCTGCCCGGGCGGCTCGGCGTGGACAACGTCTGGGACCCGCTCGGCCCCCGCAAGCCCCTCCTCACCGCCGAGGGCATCCGCGAAGTCGCCGCCGCCGGACAGGAGATCGGCTCGCACGGGCTGCTCCACCAGGACCTCACCGCGGCCCCCGACGACGTACTGGCGCAGGAGCTGCGCGGCAGCCGCGAGCTGATCCGGGAGCTGACCGGGACGCTGCCCGCCGGATTCTGCTACCCGTACGGGCACCTCGACGCGCGGGTCGTCGCCGCGACCCGGGCCGCCGGGTACGGGTACGCCTGCGCCATCGACCCCGGCCGGCTCGCCGGACCCCACGCGATGCCCCGCACCCACATCAGCCAGGCCGACGGCGGCCCCCGCCTGCGGATCAAGCAGGTGCGCCACCAGGTGCGCGAGCTGCGGCGGGCGGTGCACCTGTGA
- a CDS encoding rodlin: protein MIKKFAAGAAVAASFVGLGAAMAPQAMAIGNDNGINTVNGNGASQIYGNQATYGNMSPQMALIQGSFNKPCIALPAKANVQSVLALVNVGVQDIPVLSSPQNQQCTENSTQAKGDEALSHILSNIPVLSGNVSNGS, encoded by the coding sequence ATGATCAAGAAGTTTGCGGCCGGCGCAGCGGTTGCCGCCTCGTTCGTCGGTCTGGGTGCCGCCATGGCCCCGCAGGCCATGGCCATCGGCAACGACAACGGCATCAACACCGTGAACGGCAACGGCGCCTCGCAGATCTACGGCAACCAGGCGACCTACGGCAACATGAGCCCGCAGATGGCGCTCATCCAGGGCTCGTTCAACAAGCCCTGCATCGCCCTGCCCGCCAAGGCCAACGTCCAGTCCGTCCTGGCTCTGGTCAACGTCGGCGTCCAGGACATCCCGGTCCTGTCCAGCCCGCAGAACCAGCAGTGCACCGAGAACTCCACCCAGGCCAAGGGCGACGAGGCTCTCTCGCACATCCTCAGCAACATCCCGGTCCTGTCCGGCAACGTCTCCAACGGCAGCTGA
- a CDS encoding chaplin — MKKRLVRGTTLAVASTALLMGGAGLASAHGGDGATANGFTGESPGVLSGNLLQVPVHVPVNVCGNTVNVIALLNPAFGNTCVNA, encoded by the coding sequence ATGAAGAAGAGGCTGGTGCGCGGCACCACCCTGGCGGTCGCGAGCACCGCGCTGCTGATGGGCGGCGCGGGCCTCGCCTCCGCGCACGGCGGCGACGGCGCGACGGCGAACGGCTTCACCGGCGAGTCCCCCGGCGTCCTGAGCGGCAACCTGCTCCAGGTCCCGGTCCACGTCCCGGTGAACGTCTGCGGCAACACCGTGAACGTGATCGCCCTGCTGAACCCCGCGTTCGGCAACACCTGCGTCAACGCCTGA
- a CDS encoding DUF3344 domain-containing protein produces the protein MISLLTSDKVHSCFVPLIENGDRVMGSSRRILGTLGLLSCLTLSVNAPLASANAGAAAPPGARGPQVKEAPRVPFTQRYQAVQHGGLVRASNSSIGCRAVESEQAEPCAAVNKGAAGTNGDYEMFYDEVDKDPDTYNSTRAELKVPAGAKVSYARLYWGGNLRVGEQKPPQDNGRVLVAEPGGAYKEVLADTAIGHRSDAAGDAYQASADVTPLVRKGGAGMWTVAQLNIAMGHSDMGAWGGWTLVVAYEHPQEPVRRVSIWDGFEGLAAGAGEAAGETVELAGLDAAPGARGRVGVVGYDGDRGTLGDSLTVTADSGRRVSLSDGENPFNDVMNSTITEFGDHSFVRQPEHMNNLGYDADVFDLSPALSGGARSLTFGFTGENQGHFLGVLFVQTDARR, from the coding sequence GTGATTTCCCTCCTGACTTCTGACAAAGTTCACTCCTGTTTTGTCCCCTTGATCGAAAATGGAGACAGGGTCATGGGTTCCTCCCGCAGAATCCTCGGCACGCTCGGTCTGCTGTCCTGCCTCACGCTTTCGGTGAACGCGCCCCTCGCCAGTGCGAATGCCGGTGCCGCCGCACCGCCGGGTGCGCGAGGTCCGCAGGTCAAGGAGGCGCCCCGGGTGCCTTTCACCCAGCGTTACCAGGCGGTGCAGCACGGCGGCCTGGTCCGGGCCTCGAACTCGTCCATCGGCTGCCGCGCGGTGGAGTCCGAGCAGGCCGAGCCGTGCGCCGCGGTCAACAAGGGCGCGGCCGGGACCAACGGCGACTACGAGATGTTCTACGACGAGGTCGACAAGGACCCGGACACCTACAACTCCACCCGGGCCGAGCTCAAGGTCCCGGCGGGCGCGAAGGTCTCGTACGCCCGGCTGTACTGGGGCGGGAACCTGCGGGTCGGCGAGCAGAAGCCGCCGCAGGACAACGGCCGGGTGCTCGTCGCCGAGCCGGGCGGCGCCTACAAGGAAGTGCTGGCCGACACGGCGATCGGGCACCGCAGCGACGCGGCCGGCGATGCCTACCAGGCCTCCGCCGACGTGACCCCGCTGGTCCGCAAGGGCGGCGCCGGGATGTGGACGGTGGCCCAGCTGAACATCGCCATGGGGCACTCGGACATGGGCGCCTGGGGCGGCTGGACGCTGGTGGTGGCCTACGAGCACCCGCAGGAGCCGGTGCGCAGGGTCTCGATCTGGGACGGCTTCGAAGGGCTGGCCGCGGGGGCCGGCGAGGCGGCGGGCGAGACGGTGGAGCTCGCTGGTCTGGACGCGGCGCCCGGTGCGCGGGGGCGGGTCGGGGTGGTCGGGTACGACGGCGACCGCGGAACGCTCGGGGATTCACTCACGGTGACCGCCGACAGCGGCCGCAGGGTCAGTCTCAGTGACGGAGAAAATCCTTTTAATGATGTTATGAATTCCACGATCACGGAATTCGGAGATCACTCGTTCGTGCGACAGCCCGAACATATGAATAACCTCGGATATGACGCGGACGTGTTCGACCTGAGCCCCGCCCTGTCCGGAGGTGCCCGCAGCCTGACCTTCGGGTTCACAGGCGAAAACCAGGGTCATTTCCTCGGTGTGCTCTTCGTTCAGACAGACGCGCGCCGCTGA
- a CDS encoding glycosyltransferase has protein sequence MPTQPSSPPPSPSPSRPPAVLHLVQPVEGGVARVVVDLVRAQSAAGLRTYVGCPRGGQLADAAREAGAEVLTWRAGRAPGPGLAAEVLGARRLIGRVRPDILHAHSAKAGLAGRLAVRGSVPTVFQPHAWSFDAVGGATAALALRWERFGARWADRVLCVSEAERRTGESEGIAARWSVIRNGVDLRHFRPGGPDPVRDKARARAELPLPAAFLGEGPLAVCVGRLCQQKGQDVLLRAWPELLGAVPGARLVLVGDGPDMERLRRGAPPSVHFAGAAFDIRPWLRAADLVVLPSRWEGMALAPLEAMACGRPVLVSDVSGARESLPPGQGRLCLVEPEDPTALAKALGGLLAEPRLLAALGEQAERHARMEFDVRRTTDAVTGLYHELLGRPRPLNQERISR, from the coding sequence GTGCCGACACAGCCTTCTTCACCTCCTCCTTCTCCCTCCCCTTCCCGGCCTCCGGCCGTCCTCCACCTCGTCCAGCCGGTCGAGGGCGGGGTCGCCCGCGTCGTCGTCGACCTCGTACGCGCCCAGTCCGCGGCCGGCCTGCGGACCTACGTCGGCTGCCCGCGCGGCGGACAGCTCGCGGACGCCGCCCGCGAGGCCGGGGCCGAGGTGCTCACCTGGCGTGCCGGGCGGGCCCCCGGACCGGGCCTGGCCGCCGAAGTGCTCGGCGCGCGCCGCCTGATCGGCCGGGTCCGGCCCGACATCCTGCACGCCCACAGCGCCAAGGCCGGCCTCGCCGGACGGCTCGCCGTCCGCGGGTCCGTCCCGACCGTCTTCCAGCCGCACGCCTGGTCCTTCGACGCCGTGGGCGGGGCCACCGCCGCGCTCGCGCTGCGCTGGGAGCGCTTCGGGGCCCGTTGGGCCGACCGGGTGCTCTGCGTCAGCGAGGCCGAACGCCGCACCGGCGAGTCCGAGGGGATCGCCGCCCGCTGGTCGGTGATCCGCAACGGCGTCGACCTCCGCCACTTCCGCCCCGGCGGCCCGGACCCCGTCCGGGACAAGGCCAGGGCCCGCGCCGAACTTCCGCTCCCCGCCGCCTTCCTGGGGGAGGGGCCGCTCGCCGTCTGCGTCGGCCGGCTCTGCCAGCAGAAGGGGCAGGACGTCCTGCTGCGTGCCTGGCCGGAACTGCTCGGAGCCGTTCCCGGGGCCCGTCTGGTGCTCGTCGGGGACGGCCCCGACATGGAACGGCTGCGCCGCGGGGCCCCGCCCTCGGTCCACTTCGCGGGGGCCGCCTTCGACATCCGGCCGTGGCTTCGGGCCGCCGATCTCGTTGTACTGCCGTCGCGGTGGGAAGGCATGGCGCTCGCCCCGCTCGAAGCCATGGCCTGTGGCCGACCGGTTCTGGTCTCCGACGTCAGCGGTGCCAGGGAGAGCCTCCCGCCCGGCCAGGGACGGCTGTGCCTGGTGGAACCGGAGGACCCGACGGCCCTGGCCAAGGCCCTGGGCGGGCTGCTCGCCGAGCCGCGGCTGCTCGCCGCACTCGGGGAACAGGCCGAGCGGCACGCGCGGATGGAATTCGACGTGCGGCGCACCACGGACGCGGTCACCGGTCTGTATCACGAACTGCTGGGCAGGCCCCGGCCCTTGAACCAGGAGCGCATCAGCCGATGA
- a CDS encoding chaplin — translation MNTAKKAALVLATAGLAAAGAAGSAMADSQAEGAAVGSPGVLSGNLAQVPVHIPVNVCGNSVNVIGALNPAFGNVCVND, via the coding sequence ATGAACACTGCCAAGAAGGCCGCCCTGGTCCTGGCCACCGCTGGTCTCGCCGCGGCCGGTGCCGCCGGTTCCGCAATGGCCGACTCCCAGGCCGAGGGTGCGGCCGTGGGTTCCCCCGGTGTCCTCTCGGGCAACCTGGCGCAGGTCCCGGTCCACATCCCGGTCAACGTCTGCGGCAACTCCGTGAACGTGATCGGCGCCCTGAACCCGGCGTTCGGCAACGTCTGCGTCAACGACTGA
- a CDS encoding exopolysaccharide biosynthesis polyprenyl glycosylphosphotransferase, with the protein MDSAPARHTGQGGTGPGGITGITSGAGVTGTSTAGAAAATSTATSTAAGVTAVRRSVTAIHPPRGPRADRARATVRPGRVRRRDGIAPLLAADAFAAAATVAALPGAELPLGAAAPLALALVGLHAQAGLYRPRLAPSALLELPALAGRAAAVWCAAAAVLAAAAPGDALGWSALLGAVCVQVVLACAGRGVVNQLRRRTRARRPASALVVGPGAGASAVAAALHGRPEYGLRPVGLADTGTDGEGAAGVPVLATHEDIRRAVIQNSVRHAVFTRPPEADERTASLVRLFHDHGCRLWLADPAGTAKVTGMRVAQPADQLWGYAVQPLLPRPGRPVERYAKRVIDSSLAAIALLAAAPVMGVCALAVRISDGPGVIFRQERVGLYGRPFTLLKFRTLRADAHESATRWTVAGDCRMSPVGSFLRKSSLDELPQLWNVVTGDMSLVGPRPERPFFVAKFSSVHPGYEARHRMPVGITGLAQINGLRGDTSIEDRARFDNHYIDTWSLWQDLWILARTAASFFRFRLGGS; encoded by the coding sequence ATGGACAGCGCACCCGCCCGGCACACCGGGCAGGGCGGTACGGGGCCCGGCGGCATCACCGGCATCACCAGTGGTGCCGGCGTGACCGGCACGAGCACCGCCGGCGCCGCCGCCGCGACCAGTACGGCCACCAGTACCGCCGCCGGCGTCACCGCCGTCCGCCGTTCCGTGACCGCCATCCACCCCCCGCGCGGGCCCAGGGCCGACCGCGCCCGGGCCACCGTACGGCCGGGGCGGGTGCGCCGCCGGGACGGCATCGCCCCGCTGCTGGCCGCCGACGCCTTCGCCGCCGCGGCGACGGTGGCGGCGCTGCCCGGAGCGGAGCTGCCCCTCGGGGCGGCCGCTCCCCTCGCCCTGGCCCTGGTCGGGCTGCACGCGCAGGCCGGGCTGTACCGGCCTCGGCTCGCCCCCTCCGCGCTCCTCGAACTGCCCGCGCTCGCCGGGCGGGCCGCCGCCGTGTGGTGCGCGGCCGCCGCCGTGCTGGCCGCCGCCGCCCCGGGCGACGCCCTGGGCTGGAGCGCGCTGCTCGGCGCCGTCTGCGTCCAGGTCGTACTGGCCTGCGCGGGGCGCGGAGTCGTCAACCAGCTCCGCCGCCGCACCCGCGCCCGCCGTCCCGCCTCCGCGCTGGTCGTCGGACCCGGCGCCGGGGCGAGCGCGGTCGCCGCCGCCCTGCACGGGCGCCCCGAGTACGGACTGCGCCCCGTGGGGCTCGCGGACACCGGGACCGACGGGGAGGGGGCCGCGGGAGTGCCCGTACTGGCCACCCACGAGGACATCCGGCGGGCCGTCATCCAGAACTCCGTCCGGCACGCCGTCTTCACCCGCCCGCCCGAGGCCGACGAACGCACGGCCTCCCTGGTCCGGCTCTTCCACGACCACGGCTGCCGGCTCTGGCTCGCCGACCCGGCGGGCACCGCCAAGGTCACCGGGATGCGCGTCGCGCAGCCCGCAGACCAGCTGTGGGGGTACGCCGTGCAGCCGCTGCTGCCGCGTCCGGGCCGGCCGGTCGAGCGGTACGCGAAGCGGGTCATCGACTCCTCGCTCGCCGCGATCGCGCTGCTCGCCGCCGCGCCCGTGATGGGCGTCTGCGCGCTGGCCGTACGGATCTCCGACGGGCCCGGGGTGATCTTCCGGCAGGAGCGGGTCGGGCTGTACGGACGCCCCTTCACCCTGCTGAAGTTCCGCACCCTGCGCGCCGACGCGCACGAGTCCGCCACCCGCTGGACGGTCGCGGGCGACTGCCGGATGAGCCCGGTCGGCTCCTTCCTGCGCAAGTCCTCGCTGGACGAGCTGCCGCAGCTGTGGAACGTGGTCACGGGTGACATGAGCCTGGTCGGTCCGCGCCCCGAACGGCCCTTCTTCGTGGCCAAGTTCAGCAGCGTCCACCCCGGGTACGAGGCCCGGCACCGGATGCCGGTCGGCATCACCGGCCTCGCCCAGATCAACGGGCTGCGCGGGGACACCTCCATCGAGGACCGGGCGCGCTTCGACAACCACTACATCGACACCTGGTCGCTGTGGCAGGACCTGTGGATCCTGGCCCGCACCGCGGCCTCCTTCTTCCGCTTCCGGCTGGGGGGCAGCTAA
- a CDS encoding chaplin: MTYKKAVVLAAGILMAAGAASPAMADAAADGKAVGSPGVLSGNVLQVPVHVPVNVCGNTVNVIALLNPSFGNTCVNA, encoded by the coding sequence ATGACGTACAAGAAGGCAGTGGTGCTGGCCGCCGGCATTCTCATGGCCGCCGGTGCCGCCTCCCCCGCCATGGCCGACGCGGCTGCGGACGGCAAGGCCGTCGGCTCCCCGGGCGTCCTGTCCGGCAACGTGCTCCAGGTCCCGGTCCACGTCCCGGTCAACGTCTGCGGCAACACCGTCAACGTGATCGCCCTGCTGAACCCCTCGTTCGGCAACACCTGCGTCAACGCCTGA
- the murJ gene encoding murein biosynthesis integral membrane protein MurJ, producing MPAPAGDAGAGRVVATGRPGPGLDRAAVAPGPGPAGSVGTAPPGGEPGAAEAVRGPVLGPAAAGSLRAGPGRDPGAAAGRDDGVRAAAGGGRRDGGPEEPADGARSGSGGALAKAAAVTAGLTAAGAVFGLVRDQTIAHLFGAGHDSDAFLIAWTVPEMASTLLIEDAMALLMVPAFSYALARRASSRAGLTRQEARAQDPVRLLVGATLPRLLVLLAAVASVLIVAAPLVVGVLAPGLPDPGLAVECTRWTALTVLSFGVAGYFSAALRAHRSFVPPAAIYVSYNVGIIGTMVALHALWGVRAAAAGVAVGGVLMVLVQLPAFIRNVGFGPPRAVLAAGPPRSQRDRDRPTLIAFGVIAPVIFFAVFRQSQVLVERFLAAGLPPGAISHLNYAQKVAQMPMVLSLMICTVTFPVVAQAMAGGEREKARRRVEQDLALASLAVLMGTALVIGYAPQIIHVLFERGAFTHADTEATASVMRVYGLGLLGHCLVGALSRPFFSTARPTWFPALAMGAGLLVNIVAGAFAVGWWGTYGIAAANAAGISTTAALLLTGLGSRIIAIQVRRVAISIGRLSVAALAACATGWIAGPMIPDPLVSAALGCLLVPAMFGATGMAMRALEVTALPGQLAQLTAHLTSQLTQRFRNVR from the coding sequence ATGCCCGCCCCCGCCGGCGACGCCGGAGCCGGCCGTGTCGTGGCCACCGGCCGCCCCGGCCCGGGACTCGACCGGGCCGCCGTCGCTCCGGGTCCGGGGCCCGCCGGGTCCGTCGGGACCGCGCCGCCGGGCGGGGAGCCGGGCGCCGCGGAAGCGGTGCGCGGGCCCGTACTGGGCCCTGCGGCGGCCGGGTCCCTGCGGGCCGGGCCGGGCCGGGATCCGGGCGCCGCCGCCGGGCGGGACGACGGCGTGCGCGCCGCGGCCGGGGGCGGGCGCCGGGACGGTGGCCCCGAGGAGCCGGCCGACGGGGCCCGCTCGGGGAGCGGCGGCGCGCTCGCCAAGGCGGCCGCGGTCACCGCCGGACTCACCGCCGCCGGGGCCGTGTTCGGGCTGGTCCGCGACCAGACCATCGCGCACCTCTTCGGAGCCGGGCACGACAGCGACGCCTTCCTCATCGCCTGGACCGTCCCCGAGATGGCCTCGACGCTGCTCATCGAGGACGCCATGGCCCTGCTGATGGTGCCCGCCTTCAGCTACGCCCTGGCCCGCCGGGCCTCCAGCAGGGCCGGGCTCACCCGGCAGGAGGCCCGCGCGCAGGATCCCGTACGCCTGCTCGTGGGGGCCACGCTGCCGCGGCTGCTGGTGCTCCTGGCCGCCGTGGCCTCCGTGCTCATCGTCGCCGCGCCGCTCGTCGTGGGCGTGCTCGCGCCGGGGCTGCCCGACCCCGGGCTCGCCGTCGAATGCACCCGGTGGACCGCTCTGACCGTGCTGTCCTTCGGAGTGGCCGGCTACTTCAGCGCCGCACTCAGAGCGCACCGCTCCTTCGTGCCGCCCGCCGCCATCTACGTGTCCTACAACGTCGGCATCATCGGGACCATGGTCGCCCTGCACGCCCTGTGGGGGGTGCGCGCCGCGGCCGCCGGGGTCGCCGTCGGCGGAGTGCTGATGGTCCTGGTCCAACTGCCCGCCTTCATCCGCAACGTGGGCTTCGGACCGCCCCGGGCCGTGCTGGCTGCGGGTCCCCCGCGCAGCCAGCGCGACCGGGACCGGCCGACGCTGATCGCCTTCGGGGTCATCGCCCCGGTCATCTTCTTCGCCGTGTTCCGCCAGTCCCAGGTGCTCGTCGAGCGGTTCCTCGCCGCCGGGCTGCCGCCCGGGGCCATCTCGCACCTCAACTACGCCCAAAAAGTCGCGCAGATGCCCATGGTGCTCTCCCTCATGATCTGCACCGTCACCTTCCCCGTGGTCGCCCAGGCCATGGCCGGCGGGGAGCGGGAGAAGGCCCGCAGGCGGGTCGAGCAGGACCTCGCGCTCGCCTCGCTCGCCGTCCTCATGGGCACCGCACTCGTCATCGGGTACGCCCCCCAGATCATCCACGTCCTCTTCGAACGCGGGGCGTTCACCCACGCCGACACCGAGGCCACCGCCTCCGTCATGCGGGTCTACGGCCTCGGGCTGCTCGGCCACTGCCTCGTCGGGGCGCTCTCGCGGCCCTTCTTCTCCACCGCCCGGCCCACCTGGTTCCCCGCCCTCGCCATGGGCGCCGGACTCCTCGTCAACATCGTCGCCGGAGCCTTCGCCGTCGGCTGGTGGGGCACCTACGGGATCGCCGCCGCCAACGCCGCCGGCATCTCCACCACCGCGGCGCTGCTGCTCACCGGCCTCGGCTCGCGGATCATCGCCATCCAGGTCCGCCGGGTCGCCATCAGTATCGGCCGGCTCTCCGTCGCGGCCCTCGCCGCCTGCGCCACCGGCTGGATCGCCGGGCCGATGATCCCCGACCCGCTGGTCAGCGCCGCCCTCGGCTGCCTGCTGGTCCCGGCCATGTTCGGAGCCACCGGCATGGCCATGAGGGCCCTGGAGGTCACCGCCCTGCCGGGCCAGCTCGCCCAGCTCACCGCTCACCTCACCTCCCAGCTCACCCAGAGGTTCCGCAATGTCCGCTGA